One window of the Oncorhynchus gorbuscha isolate QuinsamMale2020 ecotype Even-year linkage group LG17, OgorEven_v1.0, whole genome shotgun sequence genome contains the following:
- the lbh gene encoding protein LBH codes for MSVFSPQIYCPVFVPSGDDMTEVMISSTPMEDIRLSPSKDRLSFQIFPDPSDFERCCKLKDRLPSIVVEPTEGEVESGELRWPPEEFIVSEEEEKENHGKSQTGQPTQNNQD; via the exons cccagTGTTTGTGCCAAGTGGAGACGACATGACTGAGGTGATGATCAGTAGCACCCCCATGGAGGACATAAGGCTCAGCCCCAGCAAGGACCGGCTCTCCTTCCAG ATCTTTCCAGACCCCTCAGACTTCGAGCGCTGCTGTAAGCTGAAAGACCGCCTGCCCTCCATTGTAGTGGAGCCCacggagggagaagtggagagcgGCGAGCTGCGTTGGCCTCCTGAGGAATTCATTGTcagtgaagaagaggagaaggagaaccaTGGCAAAAGCCAAACTGGACAGCCAACACAGAACAACCAGGACTAG